The following coding sequences are from one Oncorhynchus clarkii lewisi isolate Uvic-CL-2024 chromosome 20, UVic_Ocla_1.0, whole genome shotgun sequence window:
- the LOC139377464 gene encoding MAGUK p55 subfamily member 2-like isoform X1: MQQVLDTLSDSTSSTIANDLDLIFLKGIMESPVFPSPCYPQAHENLEESRLEAVSDNNMELVQDILKELTPLTHRNKAADELARILKEPHFQSLLETHDSVASKTFETPPPSPCFFMDAAFNTQPVAPDAVRMVGIRKVSGEHLGVTFRVESGELVIARILHGGMIDQQGLLHVGDIIKEVNAKEVGNDPKVLQQMLKEASGSVVLKILPSYQEPHTPRQAYVKCHFDYDPSHDNLIPCKEAGLGFSSGDILQLFNQEDLNWWQACHLVGGSAGLIPSQLLEEKRKAFVKRDLELVTTGPLCSGMGGKKKKKMMYLTTKNAEFDRHELRIYEEVAKVSPFRRKTLVLIGAQGVGRRSLKNKLLVSDPLRYGTTIPFTSRKPKVDEKDGQMYSFMTRTEMDTDIKNGRFLEHGEYDGNLYGTKINSIHEVVDAGKICILDVNPQALKVLRTSEFLPYVVFIEAPNYEVLKAMNKSAKEAGVMTKQLTDSELKRTLDESEKIQRAYGHFFDLNIINDSLEGAFCGLKTALERLSSEQQWVPVSWVF, translated from the exons TTCCCGTCTCCCTGCTACCCTCAGGCCCATGAGAACCTGGAGGAGTCCAGGCTGGAGGCGGTGAGTGACAACAACATGGAGCTGGTACAGGACATCCTGAAGGAGCTCACTCCCCTCACACACAGGAACAAGGCTGCAGACGAACTGGCACGCATACTGAAGGAGCCACACTTCCAG TCTCTCCTGGAAACCCATGATTCGGTGGCATCCAAGACCTTTGAGACTCCTCCTCCCAGCCCCTGTTTCTTCATGGACGCTGCCTTCAACACCCAGCCTGTAGCCCCAGACGCAGTCAGGATGGTGGGCATCCGCAAGGTGTCTGGAGAGCACCTG GGTGTGACGTTCCGGGTAGAGAGCGGAGAGCTGGTGATCGCCCGCATCCTCCACGGCGGGATGATCGACCAGCAGGGCCTCCTCCACGTCGGTGACATTATCAAGGAGGTGAACGCGAAAGAGGTGGGCAACGACCCCAAGGTGCTCCAGCAGATGCTGAAAGAGGCCAGCGGCAGTGTGGTGCTCAAGATCCTCCCCAGCTACCAGGAGCCTCACACCCCACGCCAG gCGTATGTGAAGTGTCACTTTGACTACGACCCGTCCCATGACAACCTAATCCCCTGTAAGGAGgcaggcctgggcttcagcagtGGAGACATCCTGCAGCTTTTCAACCAGGAGGACCTCAACTGGTGGCAG GCATGTCACCTAGTGGGGGGCAGTGCAGGCCTCATCCCTAGCCAGCtactggaggagaagaggaaggcttTTGTCAAGAGAGATCTGGAGCTGGTTActacag GTCCTCTTTGTTCTGGAATGGgtgggaagaagaaaaaaaagatgaTGTATCTGACAACCAAAAATGCAG AGTTTGATCGGCACGAGCTGAGGATCTACGAGGAGGTTGCCAAGGTTTCCCCGTTTCGCCGGAAGACGTTGGTTCTGATTGGAGCACAGGGAGTGGGCCGCCGTAGTCTAAAAAACAAACTGTTGGTGTCAGACCCCCTGCGCTACGGGACCACCATCCCCT TTACTTCGAGGAAACCCAAGGTGGATGAGAAGGATGGACAGATGTATTCGTTCATGACTCGCACTGAGATGGATACGGACATTAAGAACGGACGCTTCCTGGAGCACGGCGAGTACGACGGGAACCTCTACGGCACCAAGATCAACTCCATCCATGAGGTGGTGGATGCTGGAAAGATCTGCATCCTGGATGTCAACCCACAG GCACTTAAGGTTCTGCGGACATCAGAGTTCCTTCCCTACGTGGTGTTTATTGAGGCTCCAAATTATGAGGTCCTCAAAGCCATGAATAAGTCTGCCAAAGAAGCCGGAGTGATGACTAAGCAGTTAACG GACTCTGAGCTGAAGAGGACATTGGATGAGAGCGAGAAGATCCAGCGTGCTTACGGACATTTCTTTGACCTGAACATCATCAACGACAGCCTGGAGGGGGCCTTCTGCGGCCTGAAGACGGCACTGGAGAGACTGAGCTCAGAGCAGCAGTGGGTTCCTGTCAGCTGGGTCTTCTAA
- the LOC139377464 gene encoding MAGUK p55 subfamily member 2-like isoform X2 has protein sequence MEKWFETTIPENAMQQVLDTLSDSTSSTIANDLDLIFLKGIMESPVFPSPCYPQAHENLEESRLEAVSDNNMELVQDILKELTPLTHRNKAADELARILKEPHFQSLLETHDSVASKTFETPPPSPCFFMDAAFNTQPVAPDAVRMVGIRKVSGEHLGVTFRVESGELVIARILHGGMIDQQGLLHVGDIIKEVNAKEVGNDPKVLQQMLKEASGSVVLKILPSYQEPHTPRQAYVKCHFDYDPSHDNLIPCKEAGLGFSSGDILQLFNQEDLNWWQACHLVGGSAGLIPSQLLEEKRKAFVKRDLELVTTGPLCSGMGGKKKKKMMYLTTKNAEFDRHELRIYEEVAKVSPFRRKTLVLIGAQGVGRRSLKNKLLVSDPLRYGTTIPFTSRKPKVDEKDGQMYSFMTRTEMDTDIKNGRFLEHGEYDGNLYGTKINSIHEVVDAGKICILDVNPQALKVLRTSEFLPYVVFIEAPNYEVLKAMNKSAKEAGVMTKQLTDSELKRTLDESEKIQRAYGHFFDLNIINDSLEGAFCGLKTALERLSSEQQWVPVSWVF, from the exons TTCCCGTCTCCCTGCTACCCTCAGGCCCATGAGAACCTGGAGGAGTCCAGGCTGGAGGCGGTGAGTGACAACAACATGGAGCTGGTACAGGACATCCTGAAGGAGCTCACTCCCCTCACACACAGGAACAAGGCTGCAGACGAACTGGCACGCATACTGAAGGAGCCACACTTCCAG TCTCTCCTGGAAACCCATGATTCGGTGGCATCCAAGACCTTTGAGACTCCTCCTCCCAGCCCCTGTTTCTTCATGGACGCTGCCTTCAACACCCAGCCTGTAGCCCCAGACGCAGTCAGGATGGTGGGCATCCGCAAGGTGTCTGGAGAGCACCTG GGTGTGACGTTCCGGGTAGAGAGCGGAGAGCTGGTGATCGCCCGCATCCTCCACGGCGGGATGATCGACCAGCAGGGCCTCCTCCACGTCGGTGACATTATCAAGGAGGTGAACGCGAAAGAGGTGGGCAACGACCCCAAGGTGCTCCAGCAGATGCTGAAAGAGGCCAGCGGCAGTGTGGTGCTCAAGATCCTCCCCAGCTACCAGGAGCCTCACACCCCACGCCAG gCGTATGTGAAGTGTCACTTTGACTACGACCCGTCCCATGACAACCTAATCCCCTGTAAGGAGgcaggcctgggcttcagcagtGGAGACATCCTGCAGCTTTTCAACCAGGAGGACCTCAACTGGTGGCAG GCATGTCACCTAGTGGGGGGCAGTGCAGGCCTCATCCCTAGCCAGCtactggaggagaagaggaaggcttTTGTCAAGAGAGATCTGGAGCTGGTTActacag GTCCTCTTTGTTCTGGAATGGgtgggaagaagaaaaaaaagatgaTGTATCTGACAACCAAAAATGCAG AGTTTGATCGGCACGAGCTGAGGATCTACGAGGAGGTTGCCAAGGTTTCCCCGTTTCGCCGGAAGACGTTGGTTCTGATTGGAGCACAGGGAGTGGGCCGCCGTAGTCTAAAAAACAAACTGTTGGTGTCAGACCCCCTGCGCTACGGGACCACCATCCCCT TTACTTCGAGGAAACCCAAGGTGGATGAGAAGGATGGACAGATGTATTCGTTCATGACTCGCACTGAGATGGATACGGACATTAAGAACGGACGCTTCCTGGAGCACGGCGAGTACGACGGGAACCTCTACGGCACCAAGATCAACTCCATCCATGAGGTGGTGGATGCTGGAAAGATCTGCATCCTGGATGTCAACCCACAG GCACTTAAGGTTCTGCGGACATCAGAGTTCCTTCCCTACGTGGTGTTTATTGAGGCTCCAAATTATGAGGTCCTCAAAGCCATGAATAAGTCTGCCAAAGAAGCCGGAGTGATGACTAAGCAGTTAACG GACTCTGAGCTGAAGAGGACATTGGATGAGAGCGAGAAGATCCAGCGTGCTTACGGACATTTCTTTGACCTGAACATCATCAACGACAGCCTGGAGGGGGCCTTCTGCGGCCTGAAGACGGCACTGGAGAGACTGAGCTCAGAGCAGCAGTGGGTTCCTGTCAGCTGGGTCTTCTAA